Proteins encoded within one genomic window of Streptomyces rubradiris:
- a CDS encoding NAD(P)H-dependent flavin oxidoreductase — MQTELSRKLGVEHAVFGFTPFPAVAAAISRAGGFGVLGAVRYTVPDDLERDLDWLDAHADGRPYGLDVVMPAKKVEGVTEADVEAMIPEAHRRFVRDTLAAHGVPELAEGEASGWRITGWMEQVARSQLDVAFDHPIRLLAGALGAPPADVVARAHDRDIPVAALAGSARHAVKHRDAGIDIVVAQGYEAGGHTGEIATMVLTPEIVDAVDPLPVLAAGGIGSGAQVAAALTLGAQGVWLGSIWLTTTEADLHSPALTRKLLAAGSGDTVRSRALTGKPARQLRTAWTDAWDDPAGPGTLPMPLQGLLVAEAVSRIQKYEVEPLLGTPVGQIVGRMTAERSVQAVVDDLTRGFEQAVDRINRIAGRSGR, encoded by the coding sequence ATGCAGACGGAGCTGAGCAGGAAACTGGGAGTCGAGCACGCCGTCTTCGGCTTCACGCCGTTCCCCGCCGTCGCCGCGGCCATCAGCCGGGCCGGCGGCTTCGGCGTGCTCGGCGCGGTCCGCTACACCGTCCCCGACGACCTGGAACGCGATCTCGACTGGCTCGACGCGCACGCCGACGGCCGACCCTACGGGCTGGACGTGGTCATGCCCGCCAAGAAGGTCGAGGGGGTCACGGAGGCCGACGTCGAGGCGATGATCCCCGAGGCGCACCGGCGGTTCGTGCGCGACACCCTCGCCGCGCACGGCGTGCCCGAACTGGCCGAGGGCGAGGCCTCCGGATGGCGCATCACCGGCTGGATGGAGCAGGTCGCCCGCTCCCAGCTCGACGTCGCCTTCGACCACCCGATCCGGTTGCTGGCCGGCGCCCTCGGCGCCCCGCCCGCCGACGTCGTCGCGCGCGCCCACGACCGGGACATCCCGGTCGCCGCGCTCGCCGGCAGCGCCCGGCACGCCGTGAAGCACCGGGACGCCGGCATCGACATCGTCGTGGCCCAGGGCTACGAGGCCGGCGGACACACCGGGGAGATCGCCACCATGGTCCTCACCCCCGAAATCGTCGACGCCGTCGACCCGCTGCCCGTCCTGGCCGCCGGAGGCATCGGCAGCGGCGCCCAGGTGGCCGCGGCACTCACCCTCGGCGCCCAAGGTGTATGGCTGGGCTCCATATGGCTGACCACCACAGAAGCAGACCTGCACTCGCCCGCCCTGACCCGCAAGCTGCTCGCCGCCGGGTCCGGGGACACCGTCCGCTCCCGTGCCCTGACCGGAAAACCGGCACGCCAGCTGCGCACCGCGTGGACCGACGCCTGGGACGACCCGGCCGGACCCGGCACGCTGCCGATGCCGTTGCAGGGTCTGCTGGTGGCCGAGGCGGTCTCCCGCATCCAGAAGTACGAGGTGGAACCGCTGCTCGGCACGCCCGTCGGCCAGATCGTCGGCCGGATGACCGCCGAACGCTCGGTCCAGGCCGTCGTCGACGACCTCACCCGCGGCTTCGAACAGGCCGTGGACCGTATCAACCGCATCGCCGGAAGGAGCGGCCGGTGA
- a CDS encoding serine hydrolase: MTDDLAGGRAGGPTRRRLVVGSLAAGGALALGALPTGPAAAAPAASGRRTTLRYGSPERAGLLPAQLRQLVADAETFLAPSPRHPWYAGAVLLAGRGGTVALHEPIGMAVRYSAYDEKTDTGVELPPDRRLPMTRDTVFDLASVSKLFTSLLAVQQIERGALDLGGTVASYLPDFGRAGKHEVTIRHLLTHTSGLRAWLPLYTAPAHADRLRLIWDEALLTPPGSAYLYSDLNMITLGLVLETVTGRPLDALLHEEITGPLGMDGTRYRPPASWRPRIAATEDARKPWSGLDRGLVWGEVHDENAYSLDGVAGHAGVFSRAWDLAVLGRTLLNGGRYGRNRILRPESVELMFTDFNTAFPGDEHGLGFELYQHWYMGAMATPRTAGHTGFTGTSLVLDPTTDSFLVVLGNSVHPVRTWRSGSAPRVAAGDRLARAVPVRPARGRTAWFSGMANATAATLALPALDTSAGTARLRCALWWDTEPGADRLVLESTTDGGATWRPVPFTTARPGGGPEEHPAGAVSGWSGRVWHRVTAELPAGRGLGLRWRYGTDARYVGRGAYVDALRVEAGGSVLFDGARPADAARITAVGWRESAD; this comes from the coding sequence ATGACGGACGACCTGGCAGGCGGAAGAGCGGGCGGGCCGACCCGCAGGCGGCTCGTGGTGGGCTCCCTGGCCGCGGGCGGCGCCCTGGCCCTCGGCGCGTTGCCGACGGGCCCGGCCGCCGCCGCGCCCGCCGCGTCCGGCCGCCGCACCACCCTGCGGTACGGCTCCCCCGAACGCGCCGGGCTGCTCCCCGCGCAGCTGCGGCAACTCGTCGCGGACGCGGAGACGTTCCTCGCCCCCTCCCCCCGGCACCCGTGGTACGCGGGCGCCGTCCTGCTCGCCGGGCGCGGCGGCACGGTGGCCCTGCACGAGCCGATCGGCATGGCGGTGCGCTACTCGGCGTACGACGAGAAGACCGACACCGGCGTCGAGTTGCCGCCCGACCGGCGACTGCCGATGACCCGGGACACCGTGTTCGACCTGGCCTCGGTCTCCAAGCTGTTCACCTCGCTGCTCGCCGTGCAGCAGATCGAGCGGGGCGCGCTGGACCTGGGGGGCACGGTCGCCTCGTATCTGCCGGACTTCGGCCGCGCGGGCAAACACGAGGTGACGATCCGTCACCTCCTGACGCACACCTCCGGTTTGCGGGCATGGCTCCCGCTGTACACGGCGCCGGCCCACGCGGACAGGCTCCGGCTCATCTGGGACGAGGCGCTTCTCACCCCGCCGGGCTCGGCGTACCTGTACTCGGACCTGAACATGATCACGCTGGGGCTGGTCCTGGAGACCGTCACCGGCCGCCCGCTGGACGCGCTGCTGCACGAGGAGATCACCGGTCCCCTCGGCATGGACGGCACCCGCTACCGCCCGCCCGCCTCCTGGAGGCCGCGGATCGCGGCCACCGAGGACGCCCGCAAGCCCTGGTCCGGGCTGGACCGCGGGCTGGTGTGGGGCGAGGTGCACGACGAGAACGCCTACAGCCTGGACGGTGTCGCGGGCCACGCCGGGGTGTTCTCCCGCGCCTGGGACCTTGCGGTCCTCGGCCGGACCCTGCTCAACGGCGGGCGCTACGGCCGGAACCGCATCCTGCGGCCGGAGTCGGTGGAGCTGATGTTCACCGACTTCAACACGGCCTTCCCCGGCGACGAGCACGGCCTCGGCTTCGAGCTGTACCAGCACTGGTACATGGGGGCGATGGCCACCCCGCGCACGGCCGGCCACACCGGCTTCACCGGCACCTCGCTCGTGCTGGACCCCACGACCGACTCGTTCCTGGTCGTGCTCGGCAACTCCGTGCACCCGGTGCGCACGTGGCGTTCCGGTTCCGCTCCCCGGGTGGCGGCCGGCGACCGGCTCGCCCGCGCGGTGCCGGTCCGCCCGGCCCGGGGCCGTACGGCCTGGTTCTCGGGCATGGCGAACGCCACGGCCGCCACGCTCGCGCTGCCCGCGCTGGACACCTCCGCGGGCACGGCCCGGCTGCGCTGCGCCCTGTGGTGGGACACCGAACCCGGCGCCGACCGGCTGGTGTTGGAGTCCACCACGGACGGCGGCGCCACCTGGCGGCCGGTCCCCTTCACCACCGCCCGGCCCGGCGGCGGCCCGGAGGAGCATCCGGCGGGCGCGGTCTCCGGCTGGTCCGGCCGCGTCTGGCACCGGGTGACGGCCGAGCTGCCGGCCGGTCGCGGCCTGGGGCTGCGCTGGCGGTACGGCACCGACGCGCGGTACGTGGGCCGGGGCGCGTACGTGGACGCGCTGCGCGTCGAGGCGGGCGGGTCGGTGCTGTTCGACGGGGCGCGCCCGGCGGACGCGGCGCGGATCACGGCGGTGGGCTGGCGGGAGTCGGCCGACTGA
- a CDS encoding phytoene desaturase family protein, whose translation MSANEPTRAYDAVIVGGGHNGLVAAAYLARAGRSVLVLERLDHTGGAAVSTRPFAGVDARLSRYSYLVSLLPRKIVRDLGLDFRVRPRTISSYTPAQRAGRPTGLLVGGGEQRTREAFARLTGDDREYTAWRRFYGMTGHVARRVFPTLTEPLPGREELRRRVDDEAAWRALFEEPVGVAIEETFADDLVRGIVLTDALIGTFADAHDPTLVQNRCFLYHVIGGGTGAWDVPVGGMGALTDALAAAARSAGARIATGHEAVRIDTDGHTAEITYRTADGEGTAAARYVLVGASPHQLAALTGDPAPEPAEGAQLKVNMLLTRLPRLRDPDVDPREAFAGTFHIAEGYRQLATAHAEAAAGRLPAAPPSEIYCHSLTDPTILGPRLAERGCHTLTLFGLHTPARLFDRDNDAVREELLAATLAQLDAHLAEPLADCLVTDADGRPCVEAKTPLDLERDLRLPGGHIFHRALSWPYAEGSSGRWGVETRHANVLLCGAGAVRGGGVSGVPGHNAAMAVLERDRPGPLSRPTPASPPP comes from the coding sequence ATGTCCGCGAACGAGCCGACCCGCGCGTATGACGCCGTGATCGTCGGCGGTGGCCACAACGGCCTGGTCGCCGCCGCCTACCTGGCCCGGGCCGGCCGCTCCGTGCTGGTGCTGGAACGCCTGGACCACACCGGCGGCGCCGCCGTCTCCACCCGCCCCTTCGCCGGCGTCGACGCCCGGCTGTCCCGGTACTCCTACCTGGTCAGCCTGCTGCCGCGGAAGATCGTGCGCGATCTCGGCCTGGACTTCCGCGTCCGCCCGCGCACCATCTCCTCGTACACCCCCGCACAGCGGGCGGGCCGGCCCACGGGCCTGCTGGTCGGCGGCGGCGAGCAGCGCACCCGGGAGGCGTTCGCCCGGCTCACCGGCGACGACCGCGAGTACACCGCCTGGCGGCGCTTCTACGGCATGACGGGCCACGTCGCCCGGCGCGTCTTCCCCACGCTCACCGAACCGCTGCCCGGCCGGGAGGAGTTGCGCCGCCGCGTCGACGACGAGGCCGCCTGGCGGGCCCTGTTCGAGGAGCCGGTCGGCGTCGCCATCGAGGAGACGTTCGCCGACGACCTGGTCCGCGGCATCGTCCTCACCGACGCGCTCATCGGCACCTTCGCCGACGCCCACGACCCCACCCTGGTCCAGAACCGCTGCTTCCTCTACCACGTCATCGGCGGCGGCACCGGCGCCTGGGACGTGCCCGTCGGCGGCATGGGCGCGCTGACCGACGCGCTGGCCGCGGCGGCCCGTTCGGCGGGGGCGCGCATCGCCACCGGGCACGAGGCGGTCCGCATCGACACCGACGGACACACCGCCGAGATCACCTACCGCACGGCCGACGGCGAGGGCACCGCCGCCGCCCGGTACGTCCTGGTGGGCGCCTCCCCGCACCAACTGGCCGCGCTCACCGGCGACCCGGCGCCCGAGCCCGCCGAAGGCGCCCAGCTCAAGGTGAACATGCTGCTCACCCGGCTGCCCCGGCTGCGCGACCCCGACGTCGACCCCCGCGAGGCGTTCGCCGGCACCTTCCACATCGCCGAGGGCTACCGGCAACTCGCCACCGCCCACGCCGAGGCCGCCGCCGGCCGGCTCCCGGCCGCCCCGCCGTCGGAGATCTACTGCCACTCCCTGACCGACCCCACCATCCTCGGCCCCCGCCTCGCCGAGCGCGGCTGCCACACGCTCACCCTGTTCGGTCTGCACACCCCGGCCCGGCTGTTCGACCGGGACAACGACGCCGTACGCGAGGAACTGCTGGCGGCCACCCTCGCCCAGCTCGACGCCCATCTCGCCGAGCCGCTCGCCGACTGCCTGGTCACCGACGCCGACGGCCGCCCCTGCGTCGAGGCGAAGACCCCGCTGGACCTGGAACGGGACCTCCGGCTGCCCGGCGGCCACATCTTCCACCGAGCCCTGTCCTGGCCCTACGCCGAGGGGAGTTCGGGCCGTTGGGGCGTGGAGACCCGGCACGCGAACGTCCTGCTGTGCGGGGCGGGCGCGGTGCGCGGCGGCGGGGTGAGCGGGGTGCCGGGGCACAACGCGGCGATGGCGGTACTGGAACGGGACCGCCCCGGCCCGCTCAGTCGGCCGACTCCCGCCAGCCCACCGCCGTGA
- a CDS encoding oxygenase MpaB family protein: protein MAVATPAGTGDPGLFTPGSVTWQMHGDPMMWVAGVRALYLQALHPRAVRGVTQNSDFRRDAWGRLRRTANFVGTTTYGTTEAAERAGARVRGIHARLTATDPDTGERYGLDEPALLLWVHCAEIDSYLHVLRRSGFPLTDAQADRYVAEHRAGARLVGLDPETVPANRAELAAYFEKVRPELAAGPEAREVDDFLRRPPAHPLLIPAREVLWRWVAHLAYASLPAYAHELYGRPAPAPAAVTRRLRATGAVLRAIPARVRWQLPPKHILRAMARLGPDARPAPEKLRP, encoded by the coding sequence ATGGCCGTGGCCACGCCCGCGGGCACGGGCGATCCCGGGCTGTTCACGCCCGGCTCGGTGACCTGGCAGATGCACGGTGACCCCATGATGTGGGTCGCGGGGGTGCGGGCGCTGTATCTTCAGGCGCTGCATCCGCGGGCGGTACGGGGGGTGACGCAGAACTCCGACTTCCGGCGGGACGCCTGGGGGCGGCTGCGGCGGACGGCGAACTTCGTGGGGACGACGACGTACGGCACCACCGAGGCCGCCGAGCGGGCCGGGGCCCGGGTGCGCGGGATCCACGCCAGGCTGACCGCCACCGACCCGGACACCGGCGAACGCTACGGCCTCGACGAGCCCGCGCTGCTGCTGTGGGTGCACTGCGCGGAGATCGACTCCTATCTGCACGTCCTGCGCCGCTCGGGGTTCCCGCTCACCGACGCCCAGGCCGACCGGTACGTGGCCGAACACCGGGCCGGAGCCCGGCTGGTGGGGCTCGACCCGGAGACCGTACCGGCGAACCGCGCCGAACTGGCCGCCTACTTCGAGAAGGTACGGCCCGAACTGGCCGCCGGCCCGGAAGCCCGCGAGGTGGACGACTTCCTGCGCCGCCCGCCGGCCCACCCGCTCCTGATCCCGGCGCGGGAGGTGCTGTGGCGGTGGGTGGCACACCTGGCGTACGCCTCCCTGCCCGCGTACGCCCACGAGCTGTACGGCAGACCCGCCCCCGCGCCCGCCGCCGTCACCCGGAGGCTGCGCGCCACGGGCGCCGTGCTGCGCGCGATACCCGCCCGGGTGCGCTGGCAGCTCCCCCCGAAGCACATCCTGCGCGCCATGGCCCGCCTCGGCCCCGACGCCCGTCCGGCCCCGGAGAAGCTCCGGCCTTGA
- a CDS encoding acyl-CoA dehydrogenase family protein, with product MHLDHTPEQQRLRAELRAYFAELVPDNAYARYTDPAEQKRFYRATIRRLGADGWLGVGWPEEYGGRGLTAMEQFVFFDEAAQAGVPLPLMALNTVGPTIMRYGTDEQKAYFLPRILSGEIDFAIGYSEPGAGTDLASLRTRAVREGDEYVVNGQKIWTTNGDTADWVWLAVRTDPGAPPHKGITMLLVPTSDPGYSCTLIRTLASHDTTASYYENVRVPVSRRVGAENEGWRLITNQLNHERVTLAAHGTMAIRALHDVRRWALETELADGRRVADLPWVRRLLARTHTRLDALKLLNWQMVTAVQDGTLTPQDASAVKVYGSEARRDAYAWLMEILAAAGPLKEGSAGAALHGDLERGYRSAVIFTFGGGNNEIQREIISWLGLGMPRVRR from the coding sequence GTGCACCTCGACCACACGCCCGAGCAGCAGCGGCTGCGCGCCGAACTGCGGGCCTACTTCGCCGAGCTGGTCCCGGACAACGCCTACGCCCGGTACACCGACCCGGCCGAGCAGAAGCGGTTCTACCGCGCCACCATCCGCCGGCTCGGCGCGGACGGCTGGCTCGGCGTCGGCTGGCCCGAGGAGTACGGCGGGCGCGGGCTGACGGCGATGGAGCAGTTCGTCTTCTTCGACGAGGCCGCGCAGGCCGGGGTGCCGCTGCCGCTGATGGCGCTGAACACGGTCGGACCGACGATCATGCGGTACGGCACCGACGAGCAGAAGGCGTACTTCCTGCCCCGCATCCTCTCCGGCGAGATCGACTTCGCGATCGGCTACAGCGAGCCCGGCGCCGGTACCGACCTGGCGTCGCTGAGGACCAGGGCGGTACGCGAGGGGGACGAGTACGTCGTCAACGGGCAGAAGATCTGGACGACGAACGGCGACACCGCGGACTGGGTGTGGCTGGCCGTGCGCACCGATCCCGGGGCGCCGCCGCACAAGGGCATCACCATGCTGCTGGTGCCGACGTCCGACCCCGGCTACTCCTGCACCCTGATCCGCACCCTCGCCTCCCACGACACCACCGCGAGCTACTACGAGAACGTCCGCGTCCCCGTCTCCCGCCGCGTCGGCGCGGAGAACGAGGGCTGGCGGCTGATCACCAACCAGCTCAACCACGAACGCGTCACCCTCGCCGCGCACGGGACCATGGCGATCCGCGCGCTGCACGACGTACGCCGCTGGGCGCTGGAGACCGAGCTCGCCGACGGCCGCCGGGTCGCCGACCTGCCCTGGGTGCGCCGGCTGCTCGCCCGCACCCACACCCGGCTCGACGCGCTGAAACTCCTCAACTGGCAGATGGTCACGGCCGTCCAGGACGGCACCCTCACCCCGCAGGACGCCTCCGCGGTCAAGGTCTACGGCTCCGAGGCCCGCCGGGACGCCTACGCCTGGCTCATGGAGATCCTCGCCGCGGCCGGCCCCCTCAAGGAGGGCTCGGCCGGCGCCGCCCTCCACGGCGACCTGGAACGCGGCTACCGCTCCGCGGTCATCTTCACCTTCGGCGGCGGCAACAACGAGATCCAACGCGAGATCATCTCCTGGCTGGGCCTGGGGATGCCGAGGGTGCGGCGGTAG
- a CDS encoding ferredoxin produces the protein MTSPTSQQLYRFLEDRFTCAQACTECARACAVRASLVDPDGSEDQERVRRLGIMCAEACDATCRALSEENQQDEEGIRARVDWCRSVCLECARAFDGHPGAESAAASCRACADACADFLELLG, from the coding sequence GTGACATCGCCGACTTCCCAGCAGCTGTACCGGTTCCTAGAGGACCGTTTCACCTGTGCCCAGGCGTGCACGGAGTGCGCCCGGGCCTGTGCCGTGCGCGCGAGTCTGGTCGACCCGGACGGCAGCGAGGACCAGGAGCGCGTGCGCCGGCTGGGCATCATGTGCGCCGAGGCGTGCGACGCCACCTGCCGGGCGCTGAGCGAGGAGAACCAGCAGGACGAGGAGGGCATCCGGGCCCGGGTGGACTGGTGCCGCTCGGTCTGCCTGGAGTGCGCCCGGGCCTTCGACGGGCATCCCGGCGCCGAGTCGGCCGCGGCCAGCTGCCGGGCCTGCGCCGACGCCTGCGCGGACTTCCTGGAACTGCTCGGCTGA
- a CDS encoding DUF6479 family protein, whose product MNIASMQLAAPSGLMSLVLFVVAVGVLALLGGGFWMTSRVRYRESARPRPEEQPKMPPGGPVREVRQNRESAEIPRISKGERPLTPYDLTNMDSRPSASKDRPRWSKGSSGSFGGGGLGAH is encoded by the coding sequence ATGAACATCGCATCGATGCAGCTGGCCGCTCCGAGCGGCCTGATGAGCCTCGTACTGTTCGTCGTGGCCGTGGGCGTGCTCGCGCTGCTCGGCGGCGGCTTCTGGATGACCTCCCGCGTCCGGTACCGCGAATCCGCGCGTCCGCGCCCCGAGGAACAGCCCAAGATGCCTCCGGGCGGACCGGTGCGCGAGGTCCGGCAGAACAGGGAGTCCGCGGAGATACCCCGGATCTCCAAGGGCGAGCGCCCGCTCACCCCGTACGACCTGACCAACATGGACAGCCGGCCGAGCGCGTCGAAGGACCGCCCGCGCTGGAGCAAGGGCTCCAGCGGCTCGTTCGGCGGGGGCGGGCTGGGGGCCCACTGA
- a CDS encoding ANTAR domain-containing protein, whose translation MKPSSGRPAAPSRLVIESSVIEGLPAEGALLLRMSGSLDAHGAELWSRELRGQLEQADRAGLRPVLDMAHVQLGGAAVLRTLSETTRTRAGRPDLIIVRARPGVREAVHLARLTGVRLYSTLDEALRELARAASRVEEPPAWRSQIADPVRPSYEDLHKEVRALRARVRTAPVIGMAQGVLMVRYGLPDSGAAFRALRETSQRFNVPLRVLVSAVVVARAPAGEVWFPGRRPLPVPHLRILARGGRDPRYRRQMIDAVLHEALAIGRAPAGHVQFVDPAVNALTLETHHGCAEPVLDHLVRGRGDGTADAAARTRGRQVCVPDVATDPLLADDCRRALLAGGARALHSVPVLSSAGSCTGVISLHWTDAGHRPTAAHTEALALLAADTSAWLSWYHRSVLLDALEHLHRALTGTAR comes from the coding sequence ATGAAACCTTCCTCCGGCCGGCCGGCCGCACCCTCTCGCCTCGTCATCGAGTCCTCCGTGATCGAGGGGCTGCCCGCCGAGGGAGCCCTGCTGCTGCGCATGTCCGGCAGCCTGGACGCGCACGGCGCCGAGCTCTGGTCGCGGGAACTGCGCGGCCAACTGGAACAGGCCGACCGCGCCGGACTGCGCCCCGTACTCGACATGGCCCACGTCCAGCTCGGCGGCGCCGCCGTACTGCGCACCCTCAGCGAGACGACCCGGACCCGCGCCGGGCGCCCGGATCTGATCATCGTTCGCGCCCGCCCCGGGGTGCGCGAGGCGGTGCACCTGGCCCGCCTGACCGGGGTACGGCTCTACTCCACCCTGGACGAGGCCCTGCGCGAGCTGGCCCGCGCCGCCTCCCGGGTGGAGGAGCCGCCCGCGTGGCGGTCCCAGATCGCCGACCCGGTCCGGCCCTCGTACGAGGATCTGCACAAGGAGGTCCGCGCGCTGCGCGCCCGGGTGCGCACCGCCCCGGTGATCGGCATGGCGCAGGGCGTGCTCATGGTCCGCTACGGCCTGCCCGACTCCGGCGCCGCCTTCCGGGCGCTGCGCGAGACCTCCCAGCGGTTCAACGTGCCGCTGCGCGTCCTGGTGTCGGCCGTGGTGGTGGCCCGCGCCCCGGCCGGCGAGGTGTGGTTCCCCGGCCGCCGCCCCCTGCCCGTGCCGCACCTGCGGATTCTGGCCCGCGGCGGCCGGGACCCCCGCTACCGCCGGCAGATGATCGACGCCGTCCTGCACGAGGCGCTGGCCATCGGCCGGGCACCCGCCGGACACGTGCAGTTCGTGGACCCGGCGGTGAACGCCCTGACGCTGGAGACCCACCACGGCTGCGCGGAGCCCGTCCTCGACCACCTGGTGCGCGGCCGGGGCGACGGCACCGCCGACGCGGCGGCCCGCACCCGGGGCCGCCAGGTGTGCGTCCCCGACGTTGCCACGGACCCGCTGCTCGCCGACGACTGCCGGCGCGCCCTGCTGGCCGGCGGCGCCCGCGCCCTGCACAGCGTTCCGGTGCTCTCCTCGGCCGGCTCGTGCACCGGCGTGATCAGTCTGCACTGGACCGACGCCGGCCACCGGCCCACCGCCGCGCACACCGAGGCGCTCGCCCTGCTGGCCGCGGACACCTCGGCCTGGCTGAGCTGGTACCACCGCTCGGTGCTCCTGGACGCCCTGGAACACCTCCACCGGGCCCTGACGGGCACCGCGCGCTGA
- a CDS encoding glycosyltransferase family 2 protein produces MTAPTGPDDRTTVVVITHNRREELLRTLGLLRRLPERPPVIVTDNASTDGTAEAVARDFPEMTLLRPGRNLGAIGRNLAVQRVRTPYVAFCDDDTWWAPGSLRRAADLLDPRPRLAAVTARILVEPGGTEDPVVPELRDSPLTGPDWLPGPALGSFLAAATVLRTEAFRAAGGFHPGLWLGGEEELLACDLQRQGWWLAYAGELTVHHHASRLRDSTARRVLGLRNTLWFTWLRRPLLPALRRTGHLIRTVPRDAASARAFAHATAGLPWVLRQRDPVPPDLERRIATLERARRDSPARRYVG; encoded by the coding sequence ATGACCGCCCCGACCGGCCCCGACGACCGTACGACCGTCGTCGTGATCACCCACAACCGCCGCGAGGAACTGCTGCGCACCCTCGGCCTGCTGCGCCGGCTCCCCGAGCGGCCGCCCGTGATCGTCACCGACAACGCCTCCACCGACGGCACCGCCGAAGCGGTCGCCCGGGACTTCCCCGAGATGACCCTGCTGCGCCCCGGCCGCAACCTCGGCGCCATCGGCCGCAACCTGGCCGTCCAGCGGGTGCGCACGCCCTACGTCGCCTTCTGCGACGACGACACCTGGTGGGCGCCGGGCAGCCTGCGCCGCGCCGCCGACCTGCTGGACCCCCGGCCCCGGCTGGCCGCCGTCACCGCCCGGATCCTGGTCGAACCGGGCGGCACCGAGGACCCGGTCGTGCCCGAGCTGCGCGACTCCCCGCTGACCGGCCCCGACTGGCTGCCCGGACCCGCGCTCGGCTCCTTCCTGGCCGCCGCCACCGTGCTGCGCACCGAGGCCTTCCGGGCCGCCGGCGGCTTCCACCCCGGCCTGTGGCTCGGCGGCGAGGAGGAACTGCTCGCCTGCGACCTCCAGCGCCAGGGCTGGTGGCTCGCCTACGCCGGGGAACTCACCGTCCACCACCACGCCTCCCGGCTGCGCGACAGCACCGCCCGCCGCGTCCTCGGCCTGCGCAACACCCTGTGGTTCACCTGGCTGCGCCGCCCCCTGCTGCCGGCGCTGCGCCGCACCGGGCACCTGATCCGGACCGTGCCCCGGGACGCCGCCTCCGCCCGCGCCTTCGCCCACGCCACCGCCGGTCTGCCGTGGGTGCTGCGCCAGCGCGACCCCGTACCGCCGGACCTGGAACGCCGGATCGCCACGCTGGAACGCGCCCGCCGCGACTCACCCGCGCGGCGGTACGTCGGCTGA
- a CDS encoding glycosyltransferase family 2 protein: protein MSTEHAPARTRHSTAPGDPRITVAVITRDRAASLLRTLDALAALPERPPVVVVDNSRDDTTRRAVTGHPAITRLLRPAGNTGALGRNLATRHARTPYVAFSDDDSWWEPGSLARAADLLDRHPRLGLLAARTLVGDEAAEDPLNAVLAASPLPPEPDLPGRPVLGFLGCACVVRKEAFLGVGGYHPLLFFGGEETLLAYDLAAAGWGVAYEPTLCARHHPGDHTRAGRSALVRRNHVLTTCLRRPWPVALRAGTGLALAAATGRPGAPRALKEAVVRLPAALARRRPLPPHVERAARLLDREATGHPREGTTP from the coding sequence ATGTCCACTGAGCACGCCCCCGCCCGTACCCGCCACTCAACCGCCCCCGGCGACCCGCGGATCACCGTCGCCGTCATCACCCGCGACCGTGCCGCCAGCCTGCTGCGCACCCTGGACGCCCTGGCCGCGCTGCCGGAACGGCCGCCCGTCGTGGTCGTCGACAACTCCCGCGACGACACCACGCGCCGGGCCGTCACCGGCCACCCCGCGATCACCCGCCTGCTGCGCCCGGCCGGCAACACCGGCGCCCTCGGCCGCAACCTGGCCACCCGCCACGCCCGCACCCCCTACGTCGCCTTCAGCGACGACGACTCCTGGTGGGAGCCCGGCAGCCTGGCCCGCGCCGCCGACCTCCTCGACCGGCACCCGCGGCTCGGCCTGCTCGCCGCCCGCACCCTGGTCGGCGACGAGGCCGCCGAGGACCCGCTCAACGCCGTACTCGCCGCCTCCCCGCTGCCGCCCGAGCCGGACCTGCCCGGCCGCCCGGTGCTCGGTTTCCTCGGCTGTGCCTGCGTGGTCCGCAAGGAGGCCTTCCTCGGCGTCGGCGGCTACCACCCCCTGCTCTTCTTCGGCGGCGAGGAGACCCTGCTCGCCTACGACCTGGCCGCCGCAGGCTGGGGCGTGGCCTACGAACCCACCCTGTGCGCCCGCCACCACCCCGGGGACCACACCCGCGCCGGCCGCTCCGCCCTCGTCCGGCGCAACCACGTCCTCACCACCTGCCTGCGCCGCCCCTGGCCGGTCGCGCTGCGCGCCGGCACCGGCCTGGCCCTGGCCGCCGCGACCGGCCGGCCCGGCGCCCCCCGCGCCCTGAAGGAGGCCGTCGTCCGGCTCCCGGCCGCGCTCGCCCGCCGCCGGCCCCTGCCCCCGCACGTCGAGCGCGCCGCCCGCCTGCTCGACCGGGAGGCGACCGGACACCCCAGGGAAGGCACCACACCATGA